Genomic DNA from Streptomyces sp. NBC_01571:
AGTGGCTGATATTCCTCATTCCGGAATCATTGTTCAACTGGCGGATCTACAGAATTCTTCACGCGCCGCCCGTCTATGCCTTGGCTCTCGATACCTCCGGCGTCAAGCATGATGTGGCCTGGTCCTGGGACAGTGCGGAAATAGAGCGCATCGTGGATGAGATCACACGGGTCCTCAGTTATCCCGAACCTGGAAGTATTCACTACTATCACATCATCCGGAACACGGTTGAAGGGGATGTGATAAATCAATACGGATACGGCAATCTCGCCAAGGCTCAGCATTTCGGCAGAGGAGACATAGGAACCAAATGAACGGTGACTACATACATCAGGTCGGCGACGGAAATGCTGGAAAGGTTGTCCACAGCGGTACCGGGGATATCGTGATCGGGGACAGGACAGGCGACCGACCGAAGGTCGTTAACGCCGTTATCGAGGAAATCAGGGCACTGCGGCAGCATCTCGATGCCAGGGACCAGGAGGTAGTGGACGCATCTGTAGAGGAGCTCGCTTCGAATCCATCCCCTGGACGCATGCGGATTCTGCTGCAGCAAGTCGCGGGTATTGCCGCGGTCGTCGGAGAAGTGGGAGCACCGGTCATATCCGCCATCAAAGCCGTTATGGGATCGCTTTAACAAACACTGATCCCTGGCCCCGTGAACAGGTCAATTGGCAGCCTCCATGTCACCTGGTCGAGGCGTGACGCTCTTCCAGTCGGTCGGCTATAGACCTGCCTTGCGGAAGAGAGACAGCAGGGACTGGGCCGGCAAGGCTCCCGGGTTGAAGAACTGCGTGGCCAGATCGGGCAGCACTGCCGGTCCCTGCAAGCGGACCTCATGGCAGGTGAAGCAGAACGCCGCCTCGAACAGCGCCAGATCGAGAGAGTTGTCGTACGCCCGGACGCTCCAACCAGGCGAGAAGCCGCAGCGGTGCTGTTCACTACCGGGCAGGCTCTCGATCAAGGCCAGCGCGTCGGCAGCTTCGTCCCCGGCCCAGTGGGCAACCACCGTGCCGGGGTATGGGTCGTCCCGTCTGGTGGGAAGAGCGGAGATCCGTACGACCTCGATCAGCGCGGTGGCAGTAACGGCTTCGGCCGGGAGCTGCATGTGCGCAGTCTGCCCGCCGGGGCGTGCCTCGGTGACACCACCGCGCTTCGGATCACCTGCGACGGCCCCGGACCAGTCGGCGAGAGCCGTGTGCAGTGCAGCGAAAATCAATCATCGAGATCCAGGTAATCGATGTCGTTGATTTCCACATCTGACAACCCCATCGCTCGGGCTCCACCGTCATGGAAATACACTTCCTTGAATCCCTCCGCGATGATTCCGCGCATCTCCTGGTCGCTGGCACCGTCGTTGCGGGCGTCGACAGGCGTTGCGTGTACTGCGGCGGGAGGTGCACGGTCAGGCGGCGGAAGCGGCCGTCGTCGGTGCTGCCGACGGCGGCGGTGTAGCCGAACCGGGCGCGGGTCTCGACCGTGATGCCGCCCGTGGCGGCGGCCTGGCCGTGCCGGCGCCTGCGCACCAGTGGCTGCCAACGCTGCCTGACCGCGTCATCGATCTTCGCGGCGACGTCGGCTGGAGGGTTCTTGCGGGCGCCGCGGCGGTAGCGGTTGACTGAGTCGGCGGTGACGCCGATCTCCTGCGCGACGGCCTTCGCGCTGCCGAGCTGCTTGATCAGGTAACCGACCCGGCTCTTGAGACTCTTCGGCGGGTCCTTGGTGAAGCTCTCCCGGTCGGCGCGCTCGATGGCGTCCTCGATCTCCCCCACCGTGCTACTCCCCTTCGTCCAGGACGGCGTCGCCGCCCTTGATGTGACGGGCCGGGTTGAAGCCCTGCTCCATCAAATCGACCGCCCACAGCATCGACTGCACGCCCTCCAGCTTCGCCAGCCCCGGCGTCGGCCCGAGACGGAAACCGCCCGGCTGCGGCTTACCGGACGCGGCGTACGGGAGGAAGTCCAGCGGGCTTTCCCCGGGCGAGGGGTAGACGACGCAGTCGGACAGCACGGCCAGCGGGAACAGGCCCGTCATCCGGGACATGTTCAGCAGCTTGCGGTGCATGTTCACCCGCGCCTTGCTGATGACCGCGGCCCGGATGTCGGGGCGCCAGGTCGGCCGCTGCATCGCCGGCCACGCCTCGCCCTCCTTGTAGGACTTGCCCTGAGGTCGCTCGCGGAGCTTGCCGACACCGCCCTTCACCGTCGCCTTGATGGCGGCAAGGACGGCCACCAGGGCCGGGTCGGCCTGCTTGTGCTGCTCCATCGCAGCCAGGAACTGGCGGTCGTCCAGGTCCCGGGTGACACCGAGGTCGGCGAGGGTGTCGACGTAGGCGGCCTTGAGGCGGTCGTGCCACGGATCTAGATACGCGCCTGTCTCCCGGCGCAGGTAGGCCTCCAATGGCTGGACGCTGAAGCCGAGTTCCTGGGCGTAGGCCACCGTGTGCGTCTGGTACCAGGCCGGCCCGGTCGGACGGGAGCCGTCCGGCGTGAACGGCGAGGGCAGCCGCGGGTCCACCTCCACATGGGACAGGTCGACCAGCCACGAGCCGGGGATCTTCGGGTTGAACGTCGGGCCGTGGAAGTGGTCGGGTGCGGACAGGCCGACCGTGAGCCGGGCGGCGGCCGCGAGGAACGCCGTGTTCAGGTCCAAGCCGACTGCGAACGGGAGCGTGCACTCCTCATCGGAGAGCAGGTCCACCGGCCGCACCCACTGATAGGCGTCCTCGTCGAGGAAGCCGCCCGTCCAGCCGGAGTTGACGACCACGGGATGCTCCGCGGTGGCCTCCGGCGGTGCCGGGTCCACCGGCTCCGTCCCCAGCGAGCCCACGTTGTGGCCCGGGATCCAGTTCCCGCTCTCCGCACCCCGCACGGCCTTCGTCGGCGGGCGCAGTGCCGTCATCAGTTCCAGGCCGGAGACGGCTGTGGAGCCGCGCGGGGTGATGACCCGGGTCGCATACGTGCCCAGCACGCGGGCGATGTCGGCCGGCTCCATCTCGGAGCCAGCACCCGGCACTACGCGGCGATCCTGCAGCGCACACTGTCGGCTGCCTACCAGCGGGCCGACTACTTCGCCCGCAACGTGCGCACCATCCAGGTGCTCGTCGACCGCGAGAGCATCCTCACCGGCGCCGCTGCCGGCGGCGAGCAGCCATGGAAGTACTACGACCTGGGGCAGGGCTACTGCTCCTATGACTTCTTTGCCAAGTGCCCGCACCGGCTTGCCTGCGCCCGCTGTCCCTTCTACGTCGCCAAGCAGTCCAGCCGAGGGCAGCTGCTGGAGGCTAGGAGCGGCATCACGCAGATGCTGGAACAGCTCGATCTCACCGACGACGAACGCGAGGCCCTCAGCGGCGATCTCGAAGCCGTCACCGCGCTCGCCGGACGCCTCGCGGACGTCCCCACTCCCGCTGGCCCCACCCCGAGAGAACTTGGCACTGCGGAAAGCTTCATCCCGTTGTCCCAGCTCAGGAACACAATCCGCCCCGTCACTGAAGGCAGCAAGGGCACCTATGGCGATTCTTCAGCACCGTCCTGATCGGCAAGGGCGTCATGCCTGCTCGCGAGAATACCGCTGGTGTGCAACGGCCCGATCGGAAAACTCTGCACCTCAGGTACTGCCGGATGGATCCGGACAGATCGAGAATCACATGGGGGTACTCCTGACCGGACACACGGCAGGGGCGCATAGACGGCTGCTTGCGCGACACGGCCGAGTGTGACGGCCATTCCCGCGGCCCGCAGGCCCCCAAAAGGACAATGC
This window encodes:
- a CDS encoding DUF6232 family protein; this translates as MAADLWSAARAGDVEQHRAEGRQVQGDEGRRVVESNEVWLEDGVLRVRDGRYPLRTISYVGLRVLKIDRKRATKWEVWAIAWLIFLIFAIIASLDGTPSSYVAKWLIFLIPESLFNWRIYRILHAPPVYALALDTSGVKHDVAWSWDSAEIERIVDEITRVLSYPEPGSIHYYHIIRNTVEGDVINQYGYGNLAKAQHFGRGDIGTK